From a single Mesorhizobium shangrilense genomic region:
- a CDS encoding EamA family transporter: protein MDDRTQAPAASPVLAAPVFSGLATSLPPHVWFGVSAIFHYLGPAFAVLLFPHVGVLGMAWLRIATAALIFAPLTRPWRTFASADRPTRLLLLAFGTCLAVMNCSFYLALDRLPISLVAAIEFVGTIGIAVIGLRTPRNLAALAIAVTGTLLLINVKWSSDSTGLFWAFLNGALFIGYIVLGHRVARSGAGNGIAGLGAAMAVAFLVVLPIGFTDALPAFFSAPLLLAAIGVGICSSVIPYICDQLAMSRLPRASFALMLSLLPVTATLIGILVLHQIPSVTDVLGIALVVAGVAFHKPAST from the coding sequence ATGGATGACCGAACGCAAGCGCCAGCCGCAAGCCCCGTCCTCGCCGCTCCGGTATTCAGCGGTCTGGCAACATCGCTGCCGCCGCATGTCTGGTTTGGCGTCAGCGCCATCTTCCACTATCTCGGGCCCGCCTTCGCCGTGCTGCTTTTCCCGCATGTCGGCGTGCTCGGCATGGCCTGGCTGCGCATTGCCACCGCCGCGCTCATCTTCGCGCCGCTGACCCGCCCCTGGAGGACCTTCGCGAGTGCCGACCGCCCGACGCGGCTTTTGCTTCTGGCCTTCGGCACTTGCCTTGCGGTGATGAACTGCTCGTTCTACCTGGCGCTCGACCGCTTGCCAATCTCGCTGGTCGCGGCGATCGAATTCGTCGGCACCATCGGCATCGCGGTGATAGGATTGAGAACCCCGCGCAACCTTGCAGCGCTTGCCATCGCCGTCACCGGCACGCTGCTGTTGATCAACGTCAAATGGTCCAGCGACTCCACCGGCTTGTTCTGGGCCTTTCTCAATGGCGCGCTGTTCATCGGCTATATCGTGCTCGGCCACCGGGTCGCCCGCTCGGGCGCGGGCAACGGCATCGCCGGCCTCGGCGCGGCCATGGCCGTCGCCTTCCTCGTCGTGCTGCCGATCGGCTTCACCGACGCGCTGCCCGCCTTTTTCTCGGCCCCTCTGCTGCTCGCGGCCATCGGCGTCGGCATCTGCTCTTCGGTCATTCCCTACATCTGCGACCAGCTCGCCATGTCGCGGCTGCCGCGCGCCAGTTTCGCATTGATGCTGTCGCTGCTGCCGGTCACCGCCACGCTGATCGGCATCCTTGTGCTGCATCAAATACCGAGCGTGACCGATGTGCTCGGCATCGCGCTGGTGGTCGCCGGCGTCGCATTCCACAAGCCTGCCTCAACGTGA
- a CDS encoding Lrp/AsnC family transcriptional regulator has translation MKRLRSENAELDAADLKILRLLEKDARTSTAELARAVGLSAPSVAERIKRLQENEVIEAYTVRINLAALGMKLSAWLRIRPVPGQLAVVAEIIRDLPEIAQCDRVTGEDCFIALAHVGSVAELERVIDRIIPYAMTNTAIIQSSPVVARSPLGALKRPA, from the coding sequence TTGAAACGCCTTCGAAGCGAAAATGCCGAACTCGATGCGGCGGATCTGAAAATCCTGCGCCTGCTGGAAAAGGACGCCCGCACCAGCACCGCCGAACTGGCGCGCGCGGTCGGCCTGTCGGCGCCGAGCGTGGCCGAGCGCATCAAGCGGCTGCAGGAGAACGAGGTGATCGAGGCCTATACGGTGCGGATCAATCTCGCCGCCCTCGGTATGAAGCTATCGGCATGGCTGCGCATCAGGCCGGTGCCCGGACAACTGGCAGTCGTGGCCGAGATCATCCGCGACCTACCGGAAATCGCGCAGTGCGACCGGGTGACCGGCGAGGATTGCTTCATCGCGCTGGCACATGTCGGCTCGGTGGCAGAGCTCGAACGGGTGATCGACCGGATCATTCCCTACGCGATGACCAACACGGCGATCATCCAGTCGTCGCCGGTGGTGGCGCGCTCGCCGCTGGGCGCGCTCAAGCGCCCGGCTTGA
- a CDS encoding thioesterase family protein translates to MTIPAPFVSKAMGIEKDWIDYNGHLNMAYYNVIFDRGTDEAFDTMGIGQDYVKQRRLTIYTAEIHVCYVQELHLDHKVTVSMQVLDHDEKRLRTYQEIRHVDGWLAATSETLSLHVDMSGPKVAPFPADVLAKIEAVRAAHSALPMPERAGRSIGIRRKTA, encoded by the coding sequence ATGACCATACCCGCCCCCTTCGTCTCCAAAGCCATGGGCATCGAGAAGGACTGGATCGACTATAACGGCCATCTCAACATGGCCTACTACAACGTCATCTTCGATCGCGGCACGGACGAGGCTTTCGACACGATGGGCATTGGGCAGGACTATGTGAAGCAGCGGCGGCTGACCATCTACACCGCGGAAATCCACGTCTGTTACGTCCAGGAACTGCATCTCGACCACAAGGTCACCGTTTCCATGCAGGTCCTCGACCATGACGAGAAGCGACTGAGAACCTATCAGGAAATCCGCCACGTGGATGGCTGGCTGGCCGCCACTTCCGAAACGCTGTCGCTGCATGTCGACATGTCCGGCCCCAAGGTTGCGCCCTTCCCGGCCGATGTTCTGGCCAAGATCGAGGCGGTGCGCGCGGCCCATTCGGCGCTGCCGATGCCGGAGCGCGCCGGCCGTTCGATCGGGATCCGCCGCAAGACCGCTTGA
- a CDS encoding FAD-binding oxidoreductase, whose product MALSDLNPVERNEEGIAAVLGILKQRFGERFQTGQAIRSQHAHTTTYIPTQAPDGVAFPESTAEVQEIVRACAEHRVPVIAFGVGSSLEGHTNAPGGGISLDTSRMNRILSVNPQDLDCTVEPGVTREDLNRHLRDTGLFFPIDPGANASLGGMAATRASGTNAVRYGTMRENVLSLTAVMADGETVTTGKRAKKSSAGYDLTRLLIGSEGTLGIITSLTLKLQGIPQAISGGVCPFPSVEAACNAVIATIQMGIPVARIELVNGLQMRAMKNYSKLDYPESPCLFVEFHGSDAGVAEQAETFGMIAEENGGGPFLWTSVAEERTKLWKARHDAYWSSLTLRPGAKGLSTDVCVPISRFAECVMETEADIAEMGLIAPIVGHAGDGNFHVLVLMDVDDPREIALSEKFVSRLNMRAIAMDGTCTGEHGIGQGKVGFLRHELGHGVDIMRTIKQALDPLNIMNPGKILPGIGH is encoded by the coding sequence ATGGCTCTGAGCGACCTCAATCCGGTCGAACGCAACGAAGAGGGGATAGCCGCGGTGCTCGGCATCCTCAAGCAGCGGTTCGGCGAGCGTTTTCAGACCGGCCAGGCGATCCGTTCGCAGCATGCCCACACCACCACCTATATTCCGACGCAGGCGCCCGATGGCGTCGCCTTTCCAGAGTCTACGGCTGAAGTGCAGGAGATCGTTCGCGCCTGCGCCGAACACCGCGTGCCGGTGATCGCCTTCGGCGTCGGCTCTTCGCTCGAAGGCCACACCAATGCGCCGGGCGGTGGCATCTCGCTCGACACCTCGCGCATGAACCGCATCCTTTCGGTCAATCCGCAGGATCTCGACTGCACGGTCGAGCCCGGCGTGACGCGCGAGGACCTCAACCGGCATCTGCGCGACACCGGCCTGTTCTTCCCGATCGACCCCGGCGCCAATGCTTCGCTCGGCGGCATGGCGGCGACGCGGGCATCCGGCACCAATGCCGTGCGCTACGGCACGATGCGCGAGAACGTGCTGTCGCTGACGGCGGTCATGGCTGATGGCGAGACGGTGACGACCGGCAAGCGCGCCAAGAAGAGCTCGGCCGGATATGATCTCACCCGGCTGCTGATCGGCTCGGAGGGCACGCTCGGCATCATCACTTCGCTGACCTTGAAGCTGCAAGGCATTCCGCAAGCGATTTCCGGCGGCGTCTGTCCGTTTCCCAGCGTCGAGGCGGCCTGCAACGCGGTGATCGCGACCATACAGATGGGCATTCCGGTGGCGCGCATCGAACTGGTCAACGGGCTGCAGATGCGGGCGATGAAGAACTATTCGAAGCTCGACTATCCGGAAAGCCCGTGCCTGTTCGTCGAATTCCACGGCAGCGATGCCGGCGTTGCCGAACAGGCCGAAACCTTTGGCATGATCGCGGAAGAGAACGGCGGCGGGCCATTCCTGTGGACCAGCGTCGCCGAGGAACGGACGAAACTGTGGAAGGCCAGGCACGATGCCTACTGGTCGTCGCTGACGCTGCGGCCGGGCGCCAAGGGGCTGTCGACCGATGTCTGCGTGCCGATCTCGCGCTTTGCCGAATGCGTCATGGAAACCGAGGCCGACATCGCCGAGATGGGGCTGATCGCGCCGATCGTCGGGCACGCCGGCGACGGCAATTTCCACGTTTTGGTGCTGATGGACGTCGACGATCCCCGTGAGATCGCGCTGTCGGAGAAATTCGTGTCTCGGCTCAACATGCGCGCGATCGCCATGGATGGAACCTGCACCGGCGAGCACGGCATCGGGCAAGGCAAGGTCGGTTTCCTGCGCCATGAACTCGGCCATGGCGTCGACATCATGCGCACCATCAAGCAAGCGCTCGATCCGCTGAACATCATGAACCCTGGCAAGATATTGCCGGGCATCGGCCATTAG
- a CDS encoding AsmA family protein, with translation MLARLFVIFGGLFVLVLCAALVVPYFVDWTGYRAEFEREASAILGRKVTVQGDATARLLPFPSVTFSNVAVAGGPGGQPAMTVETFSMDAELAPFLRGEVLIFDMRLVHPKATIDIAADGTVDWAMRPSSPFDLNQISIEKLTVTEGQIELRHAAGGRSHLISEINSTISAKSLAGPWRLDGSLRLDGLRSTIAASTGKAEGSGQMRVRLKLDPDAYPLIIETDGNAGIVNGAAAYSGQFKISGADKNTAQLRGTDGDTVKVSTGKPDPGFRLNGKFALDHQKLGIDEFRFETGPLDNPYTADGKASVDLGLKPRFSIEASGAQVQFDEAVGAAGGAGLTLAQRVAAFEQALLSLPKPTIPGTLEVKLPAVVAGDTTVRNVQLSAEPTDGGWSVKSLAATLPGRTTLEASGLLSVQDHFGFTGSLLVAVAQPSGFAAWLSKDVDEAIRRLPAAGFKAKVDLTDKLQSFSGLELILGKARFSGRIDSSQPDDAKPSVLMRLEGGDLDVDGLAAFASIFVSDKGANRFSDRDLDFQIKAGPVSAGGLTADTVDTALRLRDGLLEIDKLSIGGLAGASISATGRIKDFPVNTTGKLDASVVAVDLKPLIDTAAQHYPDNAVLKGLSARAAGYPDLFQDARVDLVASAADNGDGTTGLAVSGQGKAGGTAFSASLSGKGKIDALADAPVTLTFNAKNTDATALLALYGLPALPLGMLGEASTDIQAKGTLGGGLTTSFNLHGNDFKVGFEGTVADAAQGPSAKGKINLEAADIEPWLMTTGIGLPGMGAGMPTSLAADADYGNGLLVLDGLSGAINEAAVSGDVNIDVKNGLPHLSGALMLDELDLDPMAVSLFGDQAFLGTNGGWPTAPFSQKSSLPFTADLDLTAASLAAGPFATAYDAKLSLKLDQEGIRVSDLKAKFLGGALSGLFELKNNDGTGLLSAQMKLAGADLAAVLPEAGISGRGDVSTSLSTSGKSVEAMVAALSGSGTAALKGLTIAGFNPDAFGAFIAKADTIGRDIDAAKTAGFAPQLAADGSFSAGDADIAFTVASGTLRAPPLSFGNPAAILSADIMADLNASKVSAKGAITYKPGDESLVGSEPSVNFTVEGPFGAAQRTFDSEPLAQFLTQRALEKEQQRVEAMQAALLEKQRLRREVRYYAALQTERDKAAEELRKQEEEAARQKAEAEAKAKAEAEAKAQAEADAKAQAEADAKAKADADAKAKADADAAAKAEQQAADEAAKAQQIQEQERQKAEEATRIAAQEKARRDAERKAAQQEPRIERAPLPPANDNPSPARPAPKLAPSAIDNLLKSLDGG, from the coding sequence ATGCTCGCTCGCCTGTTCGTGATCTTCGGTGGCCTTTTTGTGCTGGTGCTGTGTGCGGCGCTGGTGGTGCCGTACTTTGTCGACTGGACAGGCTATCGCGCCGAGTTCGAGCGCGAGGCGAGCGCCATCCTCGGCCGCAAGGTCACAGTGCAGGGCGATGCCACGGCAAGGCTGCTGCCGTTTCCGTCCGTGACCTTCTCGAATGTCGCCGTCGCCGGCGGCCCCGGCGGCCAGCCGGCGATGACCGTCGAGACCTTTTCGATGGATGCCGAACTCGCGCCCTTCCTGCGCGGCGAGGTGCTGATCTTCGACATGCGGCTGGTGCATCCGAAGGCGACGATCGACATTGCCGCTGATGGCACCGTCGACTGGGCGATGCGGCCGTCCTCGCCCTTCGACCTCAACCAGATATCGATCGAGAAGCTGACGGTGACGGAGGGGCAGATCGAACTGCGCCATGCCGCCGGCGGGCGCAGTCATCTGATTTCGGAGATCAATTCGACCATATCGGCCAAGTCGCTGGCCGGACCATGGCGGTTGGATGGTTCGCTGCGGCTGGACGGCTTGCGCAGCACGATCGCGGCTTCCACCGGCAAGGCCGAAGGTTCGGGCCAGATGCGGGTCAGGCTCAAACTCGATCCCGACGCCTATCCGCTGATCATCGAGACCGACGGCAATGCCGGCATCGTCAATGGTGCTGCCGCCTATTCGGGCCAGTTCAAGATCTCGGGTGCCGACAAGAACACAGCGCAGTTGCGCGGCACGGATGGCGACACGGTCAAGGTCAGCACGGGCAAGCCGGATCCCGGCTTCCGGCTGAACGGCAAGTTCGCGCTCGACCACCAGAAGCTTGGCATCGATGAATTCCGCTTCGAGACCGGGCCGCTGGACAATCCCTATACCGCCGACGGCAAGGCCTCGGTCGATCTCGGACTGAAGCCAAGGTTTTCCATCGAAGCGAGCGGCGCCCAGGTGCAGTTCGACGAAGCCGTGGGTGCTGCCGGCGGCGCCGGGCTGACGCTGGCGCAGCGTGTCGCGGCCTTCGAGCAAGCCCTGCTCAGCCTGCCGAAGCCGACCATTCCAGGCACGCTCGAAGTGAAGCTGCCGGCGGTGGTGGCCGGCGATACGACCGTTCGCAATGTGCAGCTCTCCGCCGAGCCGACCGATGGCGGCTGGTCGGTGAAGTCGCTGGCCGCGACATTACCGGGACGGACGACGCTTGAAGCCAGTGGGCTGCTCAGCGTGCAGGACCATTTCGGCTTCACCGGCTCGCTGCTTGTGGCCGTGGCGCAGCCCTCGGGATTCGCCGCATGGCTGTCGAAGGATGTCGATGAAGCGATCCGCCGGCTGCCCGCCGCCGGCTTCAAGGCGAAGGTCGACCTCACCGACAAGCTGCAGTCGTTCAGCGGTCTCGAACTGATCCTTGGCAAGGCCAGGTTTTCCGGACGCATCGATTCCAGCCAGCCCGACGACGCCAAGCCGTCCGTGCTGATGCGGTTGGAAGGCGGCGACCTCGACGTCGACGGACTGGCGGCCTTCGCCTCGATCTTCGTCAGCGACAAGGGCGCCAACCGCTTTTCCGATCGCGATCTCGATTTCCAGATCAAGGCCGGGCCGGTCAGTGCCGGCGGCCTGACCGCCGACACCGTTGATACGGCGCTTAGGTTGCGCGACGGGCTGCTCGAAATCGACAAGCTGTCCATCGGCGGGTTGGCCGGCGCCTCGATCAGCGCCACCGGGCGGATCAAGGATTTTCCCGTGAACACGACCGGCAAGCTCGACGCCTCGGTGGTCGCTGTCGACCTGAAGCCGCTGATCGACACAGCGGCGCAGCATTATCCGGACAATGCGGTGCTGAAGGGCCTGTCGGCGCGCGCGGCTGGGTATCCCGACCTGTTCCAGGATGCGCGCGTCGACCTTGTGGCAAGTGCCGCCGACAATGGCGACGGCACGACCGGCCTCGCGGTCAGCGGGCAGGGGAAAGCCGGTGGCACGGCCTTTTCGGCATCGCTGTCCGGCAAGGGGAAGATCGACGCGCTTGCCGACGCACCTGTGACGCTCACCTTCAACGCCAAGAACACCGATGCCACAGCGCTGCTGGCGCTTTATGGCCTGCCGGCACTGCCGCTCGGCATGCTCGGCGAGGCAAGCACGGATATCCAGGCCAAGGGCACGCTGGGCGGCGGTCTGACGACGAGCTTCAACCTGCACGGCAATGATTTCAAGGTCGGCTTCGAGGGGACGGTCGCCGACGCGGCGCAAGGTCCCAGCGCCAAGGGCAAGATCAACCTTGAAGCCGCCGATATCGAGCCTTGGCTGATGACCACCGGCATTGGCCTGCCCGGTATGGGCGCGGGCATGCCAACTTCGCTTGCCGCCGACGCCGACTATGGCAACGGCCTGCTCGTGCTGGACGGTCTCAGCGGCGCCATCAACGAGGCGGCGGTTTCCGGCGACGTGAATATCGATGTGAAGAACGGGCTGCCGCATCTGTCGGGCGCACTGATGCTGGACGAACTGGATCTCGACCCGATGGCGGTGTCGCTGTTCGGCGACCAGGCTTTTCTTGGCACCAATGGCGGCTGGCCGACGGCGCCTTTCAGCCAGAAATCCAGCCTGCCGTTCACCGCCGACCTCGACCTGACCGCGGCATCCCTTGCCGCCGGTCCGTTCGCGACGGCCTATGATGCAAAGCTCTCGCTGAAGCTCGACCAGGAGGGCATCCGCGTTTCCGATCTCAAGGCAAAGTTTCTCGGTGGTGCGCTGAGTGGCCTGTTCGAGTTGAAGAACAATGACGGCACCGGCCTGCTCTCCGCTCAGATGAAGCTTGCCGGTGCTGATCTGGCGGCCGTGCTGCCGGAGGCCGGCATCAGCGGACGCGGCGATGTCTCGACATCGCTTTCAACCAGCGGCAAATCGGTCGAAGCCATGGTCGCCGCACTTTCCGGTTCCGGCACGGCTGCATTGAAAGGGCTGACCATCGCCGGCTTCAATCCCGATGCCTTTGGCGCCTTCATCGCCAAGGCCGATACGATCGGACGTGATATCGATGCCGCCAAGACCGCGGGCTTCGCGCCGCAGCTTGCCGCCGACGGCAGCTTTTCGGCGGGGGATGCCGACATTGCCTTCACCGTGGCCAGCGGCACGCTGAGGGCGCCACCGCTCAGCTTCGGGAATCCGGCGGCGATCTTGTCGGCGGACATCATGGCGGACCTCAACGCCAGCAAGGTGAGCGCCAAGGGCGCCATCACCTACAAGCCGGGCGACGAGTCGCTCGTTGGCTCCGAACCAAGCGTGAATTTCACCGTCGAGGGGCCATTCGGGGCCGCCCAGAGGACCTTCGACAGCGAGCCGCTGGCGCAGTTCCTGACCCAGCGCGCGCTGGAAAAGGAGCAGCAGAGGGTCGAGGCGATGCAGGCGGCGCTGCTTGAAAAGCAGCGGCTGCGCCGCGAGGTGCGTTACTACGCGGCGCTGCAGACCGAGCGCGACAAGGCCGCCGAGGAATTACGCAAGCAAGAAGAGGAAGCGGCGCGGCAGAAAGCCGAGGCCGAAGCCAAGGCGAAAGCTGAAGCCGAGGCAAAGGCCCAGGCCGAAGCCGATGCAAAGGCGCAGGCGGAGGCTGATGCCAAGGCAAAGGCGGATGCGGACGCCAAGGCGAAAGCAGATGCCGATGCGGCCGCCAAGGCCGAGCAGCAGGCCGCCGACGAGGCAGCCAAGGCACAGCAGATTCAGGAGCAGGAGCGCCAGAAGGCCGAGGAGGCCACGCGGATCGCCGCGCAGGAAAAGGCCAGGCGAGATGCCGAACGCAAGGCCGCGCAGCAAGAACCGCGGATCGAGCGGGCGCCGCTGCCGCCGGCCAACGACAATCCGTCGCCGGCCCGGCCCGCGCCAAAGCTTGCGCCGTCGGCGATCGACAATCTGCTGAAATCGCTGGATGGCGGCTGA
- a CDS encoding sigma-70 family RNA polymerase sigma factor produces the protein MNITVSGNAKPFDRLFGEMRPKLHRYCARMTGSVIDGEDVLQEALAKAIEALPGAGPIANPEGWLFRIAHNAALDFLRRRAREKAFSGEDLDMIVDPVNPTIDREVAAASLRTFMSLPVAQRSSVIMMDVLGYSLQQISAILDTSIPAIKAALHRGRGRLREIADQPDEHPSPVLSMSERTLLEAYIDRFNARDFDAIRDMLADEVRLELVARTRLNGHKEVSTYFHNYSTRQDWRFVPGFVESRPAVLVCDPDPGAPPSYFILLAWQAGRLLAIRDFRYARYAADGAEMSLFREPPLG, from the coding sequence ATGAACATCACCGTTTCCGGCAACGCCAAGCCTTTCGATCGCCTGTTCGGTGAAATGCGCCCGAAGCTGCACCGCTATTGTGCCCGCATGACCGGCTCGGTCATCGATGGCGAGGATGTGCTGCAGGAAGCGCTTGCCAAGGCAATCGAAGCGTTGCCGGGCGCCGGTCCGATCGCGAACCCGGAGGGCTGGCTGTTTCGTATCGCTCACAATGCGGCGCTCGACTTTCTACGCCGCCGCGCCCGTGAGAAGGCCTTTTCCGGCGAGGACCTGGATATGATCGTCGATCCGGTAAATCCCACCATCGATCGCGAGGTCGCGGCTGCCAGCCTGCGTACTTTCATGAGCCTTCCCGTTGCGCAGCGAAGCAGCGTCATCATGATGGACGTGCTCGGCTATTCGCTACAGCAGATCAGCGCCATTCTCGACACCAGCATTCCCGCCATCAAGGCTGCCCTGCATCGCGGCCGTGGCCGCCTGCGCGAAATCGCCGATCAGCCGGACGAGCATCCGTCACCAGTCCTGAGTATGTCGGAGCGTACGCTGCTCGAAGCTTATATCGATCGCTTCAACGCCCGTGATTTCGACGCCATCCGCGATATGCTGGCCGACGAGGTGCGGTTGGAGCTTGTGGCCAGGACCCGGCTCAACGGTCATAAGGAAGTCAGCACCTACTTCCACAATTATTCCACAAGGCAGGATTGGCGCTTCGTCCCCGGCTTTGTCGAAAGCCGACCGGCGGTCCTTGTCTGCGATCCCGATCCGGGGGCGCCACCATCCTATTTCATCCTGCTGGCGTGGCAGGCCGGCAGGCTTCTGGCCATACGCGATTTTCGCTATGCCCGCTACGCGGCCGATGGCGCCGAAATGTCCTTGTTTCGAGAGCCGCCGTTGGGATAA
- a CDS encoding MarR family winged helix-turn-helix transcriptional regulator, translated as MTQPRKPRPDIKQADYQRLSEFRYLIRRFLEFSQLQAEDAGLTPRQHQALLAIKGFPGGGPVTIGDLAERLRIRHHSAVELVNRLGEAGLVTRDQDKDDQRRVLLRLTERADDCLAELSATHLDELSRIEPMLRRLLVRDGD; from the coding sequence ATGACGCAGCCCAGGAAACCCCGCCCCGACATCAAACAGGCCGACTACCAGCGCCTGTCCGAGTTCCGCTACCTGATCCGCCGTTTCCTCGAATTCAGCCAGTTGCAGGCGGAAGACGCCGGCCTGACCCCGCGCCAGCACCAGGCGCTGCTGGCAATCAAGGGCTTTCCGGGAGGCGGACCGGTAACGATCGGTGATCTGGCGGAGCGCCTGCGCATTCGCCACCATAGTGCCGTCGAACTGGTCAATCGTCTGGGCGAGGCTGGACTGGTTACGCGGGATCAGGACAAGGACGACCAGCGTCGCGTCCTGCTCAGGCTGACCGAGCGCGCCGACGACTGCCTCGCCGAATTGTCGGCCACGCATCTCGACGAGCTTTCACGAATCGAGCCGATGCTGAGGCGCCTGCTCGTTCGAGACGGCGACTGA
- a CDS encoding chloride channel protein, translating to MKTKHPNPEHLRDFTTDARVLLIAAIAVVVATAGLFAGIALLKLIRLATNIAYFGQFSLADLKLQDTPLGLAAVIVPVIGALIIGLMARFGSEKIRGHGIPEAIEAILLGRSRLDAKVAILKPLSSAISIGSGGPFGAEGPIIMTGGAIGSLIAQMLPVSDNERKTLLVAGAAAGMTTVFGTPIAAIMLAVELLLFEWTPRSFIPVAVAAIIAEVERTMLHLPGPIFPFQGGMEISFVGLGGWVAIGICAGLLSGLLTQMVYACEDGFQKLPIHWMWWPMIGGLVVGIGGLIEPRALGVGYDNIADMLDGRTIATAALILLVVKAIIWSVALGSGTSGGVLAPLLIMGGAMGAVLAGILPTADPGFWALLAMAATMGGTMRAPLTATFFAVELTGNTHMLVPLIAACAAAHAVTVLLMKRSILTEKIARRGHHLVREYRVDPFALTRVREVMTSNVESVPSTMTLHGAAAFLTAPETRHPSFPVVNEDGHVLGLIDPPAILRWRRAGTHRTTTLGELLAGSKVTLAYPDEYLEGLSDKLLMANVSHLPVVAREDARLVGYVGWKDLMRVRSRKQAEERDRSTLIGFGTRRGKKEDVVESL from the coding sequence ATGAAGACCAAACATCCCAATCCCGAGCACCTGAGGGATTTCACGACCGATGCAAGAGTGCTGCTCATTGCCGCCATAGCCGTGGTTGTGGCGACCGCAGGGCTGTTTGCCGGCATCGCGCTGCTGAAGTTGATCCGGCTTGCCACCAACATCGCCTATTTCGGGCAGTTTTCGCTTGCCGACCTGAAACTGCAGGACACGCCGCTTGGGCTTGCCGCAGTGATTGTTCCAGTGATCGGCGCGCTGATCATCGGCCTTATGGCGCGCTTCGGCAGCGAGAAGATTCGCGGCCACGGCATTCCCGAGGCCATCGAGGCGATCCTGCTTGGCCGCTCGCGGCTGGATGCCAAGGTTGCGATCCTGAAGCCGCTGTCGTCGGCGATCTCGATCGGCTCCGGCGGACCATTCGGCGCCGAAGGGCCGATCATCATGACCGGCGGCGCCATCGGGTCGCTGATCGCGCAGATGCTGCCGGTCAGCGACAATGAACGCAAGACGTTGCTGGTGGCGGGCGCGGCAGCGGGCATGACCACCGTGTTCGGAACGCCGATCGCCGCCATCATGCTGGCGGTGGAACTGCTGCTCTTCGAATGGACGCCGCGCAGCTTCATTCCCGTGGCGGTCGCCGCGATCATTGCCGAGGTCGAACGCACCATGCTGCATCTGCCCGGACCGATCTTTCCGTTCCAGGGCGGCATGGAGATTTCCTTTGTCGGCCTGGGCGGCTGGGTCGCGATCGGCATCTGTGCGGGACTGTTATCTGGGTTGCTGACGCAGATGGTCTATGCCTGCGAGGACGGTTTCCAGAAACTGCCCATTCACTGGATGTGGTGGCCGATGATTGGCGGTCTGGTGGTCGGCATCGGCGGGCTGATCGAACCGCGGGCGCTCGGCGTCGGCTATGACAACATCGCCGATATGCTGGACGGCCGCACGATCGCCACGGCGGCACTCATCCTGCTGGTGGTAAAGGCCATCATCTGGTCGGTGGCGCTCGGGTCGGGGACATCCGGAGGCGTGCTGGCGCCGCTCTTGATCATGGGCGGGGCGATGGGAGCCGTGCTCGCCGGCATTCTGCCCACAGCGGATCCGGGCTTCTGGGCGCTGCTGGCAATGGCGGCGACGATGGGCGGCACGATGCGTGCGCCGCTGACCGCGACCTTCTTTGCCGTCGAACTGACGGGGAATACGCACATGCTGGTGCCGCTGATCGCGGCTTGTGCCGCGGCGCATGCGGTCACCGTGCTGCTGATGAAGCGCTCGATCCTGACCGAGAAGATTGCCAGAAGGGGACACCATCTGGTTCGCGAATATCGGGTCGATCCCTTCGCCTTGACCAGGGTGCGTGAGGTGATGACCTCAAATGTCGAGAGCGTGCCGTCGACGATGACGCTGCATGGCGCCGCGGCGTTCCTGACCGCGCCGGAAACGCGGCATCCGAGTTTTCCCGTGGTCAATGAGGACGGGCATGTGCTCGGTCTCATCGACCCGCCGGCGATCCTGCGCTGGAGACGCGCGGGCACGCACCGCACCACGACGCTTGGAGAGTTGCTGGCCGGGAGCAAGGTGACGCTCGCCTACCCGGATGAGTATCTGGAAGGTCTGTCCGACAAGCTGCTGATGGCCAATGTGTCCCATCTGCCGGTTGTCGCGCGCGAAGACGCGCGGCTGGTCGGCTATGTCGGCTGGAAGGATCTGATGCGCGTGCGGTCCAGGAAGCAGGCCGAGGAGCGCGATCGCTCGACCTTGATCGGCTTCGGCACAAGACGCGGGAAAAAGGAAGACGTGGTCGAAAGCCTCTAG
- a CDS encoding ribbon-helix-helix domain-containing protein has translation MSAVVKRSVTIRGHRTSYSLEKPFYDDLVAIAAMRELTLAALVAEVDETRPRDTNLSSALRLHVLGWAKRGSISLF, from the coding sequence GTGAGCGCGGTCGTGAAACGATCGGTGACCATTCGCGGCCACCGCACCAGCTACTCGCTGGAAAAGCCCTTCTACGACGACCTAGTCGCGATCGCGGCGATGAGAGAGCTGACGCTCGCCGCTCTTGTCGCGGAAGTTGATGAGACTCGCCCCCGCGACACCAATCTGTCCTCGGCGCTCCGGCTCCACGTCCTGGGATGGGCGAAGCGCGGCTCTATCTCTTTGTTTTAA